The Cystobacter fuscus DSM 2262 genome contains a region encoding:
- a CDS encoding efflux RND transporter periplasmic adaptor subunit, translating into MRLVSRGVGVWLTVLTLAGCQSSGGNAGGPQQGAGGPGGAAAGKPMQVEVLKLEPGPVRDIGEYLGTLISRRSITLYPQVAGYVQRIAVKPGEQVKQGQLLLEVDPRLGRAGVQSAQAQRSSAQAQRQFAQSTRQRAEQLLREGLMSRQDYEQAVSQAAAAEANARNAEAQLSQQEVSLGFYRVTAPFEGVVGNIPVKVGDYVTPQVALTNVDQSRALELSVFIPAERAADVEVGRTPLEVLDQDGKPVVSAPVFFVAPTPNPTTQLVELKAAFDNAVGLRNGQVVHAQVVYSERQALRLPTYAVSQQSSQFFATVVAEGDGGMSVAQRTPVKLGQLQDNHYEVLGGLKQGTPVIIGSLQAIRDGQPIEPKPAKPRPEQEEQGVGGAANTGTGEPADAGTAGPRDAGTGGTDGGR; encoded by the coding sequence ATGCGACTGGTGAGTCGTGGTGTAGGGGTGTGGTTGACGGTGCTGACCCTGGCCGGCTGTCAGAGTTCCGGCGGCAACGCGGGGGGCCCCCAGCAAGGAGCGGGAGGTCCGGGAGGGGCCGCCGCGGGCAAGCCCATGCAGGTGGAGGTGCTCAAGCTCGAGCCCGGTCCGGTGCGCGACATCGGCGAGTACCTGGGCACGCTCATCTCCCGGCGCAGCATCACTCTCTATCCGCAGGTGGCGGGCTACGTGCAGCGCATCGCGGTGAAGCCCGGCGAGCAGGTGAAGCAGGGCCAGCTGCTGCTGGAAGTGGATCCGCGGCTCGGGCGAGCGGGAGTGCAGAGCGCCCAGGCCCAGCGCAGCTCCGCCCAGGCCCAGCGCCAGTTCGCCCAGAGCACGCGCCAGCGCGCCGAGCAGTTGCTGCGCGAGGGGCTGATGAGCCGTCAGGACTATGAGCAGGCGGTGTCGCAGGCGGCGGCCGCCGAGGCCAACGCGCGCAACGCCGAGGCCCAACTGTCACAGCAGGAGGTGTCGCTCGGCTTCTACCGGGTGACGGCGCCCTTCGAAGGCGTGGTGGGCAACATCCCGGTGAAGGTGGGCGACTACGTCACGCCCCAGGTGGCGCTCACCAACGTGGACCAGAGCCGCGCCCTGGAGCTGTCCGTGTTCATCCCCGCCGAGCGCGCGGCGGACGTGGAGGTGGGACGCACGCCCCTGGAGGTGCTCGATCAGGACGGCAAGCCGGTGGTGAGCGCCCCCGTCTTCTTCGTGGCCCCCACGCCCAATCCGACGACGCAGCTCGTGGAGCTCAAGGCCGCCTTCGACAACGCGGTGGGGCTGCGCAACGGCCAGGTGGTGCACGCCCAGGTGGTGTACTCCGAGCGCCAGGCGCTGCGCCTGCCCACGTACGCCGTGTCGCAGCAGAGCAGCCAGTTCTTCGCTACCGTCGTGGCCGAGGGGGATGGCGGCATGAGCGTGGCGCAGCGCACGCCGGTGAAGCTCGGCCAGCTCCAGGACAACCACTACGAAGTGCTCGGAGGCCTGAAGCAGGGCACGCCCGTCATCATCGGCTCGCTGCAGGCCATCCGCGACGGCCAGCCCATCGAGCCCAAACCGGCGAAGCCGAGGCCGGAGCAGGAGGAGCAGGGCGTGGGAGGCGCCGCGAACACGGGCACGGGTGAGCCCGCCGACGCGGGCACCGCGGGCCCTCGCGACGCGGGCACGGGCGGCACGGACGGGGGCAGGTGA